A genomic region of Rhodanobacter sp. contains the following coding sequences:
- a CDS encoding aldose 1-epimerase, which translates to MTRFRAAEAMLGTQPVVQLEDAAGGRRVRIARLGAALLNFEVDEGGAWFDYADGYRDDAEIVARSGSRFAIMVPFGGRIADARYRFDGQPQDLQPGVTGEARASRHGFVRGVTFELAALADDDEKAQVTLTTDAIRPQPGYPHAIDLAVTFTLDAAGLTLEVAMRNVGDRAVPCFFGWHPYFRLADATVDGWELQIPAEGLIRTGADLIALPGAAAHVALDEVPAMDFRAPRAIGDLIIDQGYEALQPGADGRIRTRLHDPASGRALAVWQESGVMHAFTADTISRDRRRAVALEPMECMADAFNRPECAQAVRLEPGAERRYRCGVEIVTP; encoded by the coding sequence ATGACGCGTTTCCGCGCCGCCGAAGCCATGCTGGGCACGCAGCCCGTGGTGCAATTGGAAGATGCCGCCGGCGGCCGCCGCGTGCGCATCGCACGGCTCGGCGCCGCGCTGCTGAACTTCGAGGTGGACGAAGGCGGCGCGTGGTTCGACTATGCCGACGGTTACCGCGACGACGCGGAAATCGTCGCGCGCTCCGGCTCGCGCTTCGCGATCATGGTGCCGTTCGGCGGCCGCATCGCCGATGCGCGCTACCGTTTCGACGGCCAACCGCAGGATCTGCAGCCTGGCGTGACGGGTGAGGCCCGCGCCAGCCGCCACGGCTTCGTGCGCGGCGTCACCTTCGAACTCGCCGCGCTCGCCGACGACGATGAGAAGGCGCAGGTCACCCTGACTACCGACGCGATCCGGCCGCAACCGGGTTATCCGCATGCGATCGACCTCGCGGTGACGTTCACGCTGGATGCCGCCGGCCTGACGCTGGAGGTCGCCATGCGCAACGTGGGCGACCGCGCGGTGCCGTGCTTCTTCGGGTGGCATCCGTATTTCCGCCTGGCGGACGCGACGGTGGACGGTTGGGAGCTGCAGATTCCCGCCGAGGGCCTGATCCGCACCGGCGCCGACCTGATCGCGTTGCCGGGTGCGGCGGCCCACGTGGCGTTGGACGAAGTGCCCGCGATGGATTTCCGCGCGCCGCGCGCCATCGGCGACCTCATCATCGACCAGGGCTACGAGGCCTTGCAGCCCGGCGCTGATGGCCGCATCCGCACGCGCCTGCACGACCCGGCCAGCGGGCGCGCGCTGGCGGTATGGCAGGAAAGCGGCGTGATGCACGCCTTCACCGCCGACACGATCAGCCGCGACCGCCGCCGCGCCGTGGCGCTGGAGCCGATGGAATGCATGGCGGACGCGTTCAACCGGCCCGAGTGCGCGCAGGCGGTTCGGCTGGAGCCGGGTGCGGAGCGGCGTTACCGCTGCGGCGTGGAGATCGTCACGCCATGA
- a CDS encoding pyridoxal-phosphate dependent enzyme has protein sequence MNALPDIDAIRDAAARIAPHAVVTPVLRSAALDALAGAELHFKCENLQRGGAFKFRGACNAVWSLSDEEAARGVVTHSSGNHGNALALAAATRGIAAHVVVPEGAVQAKLDAIAKAGAALHRCAPTQAAREAMCAEVQARTGAALVHPYADVRVMAGQGTLALELLRQVPQLDACITPVGGGGLAAGVAIAAHALRPELALFGAEPAGADDAARSLAAGSRIADLSPNTVCDGLRALVGVPNFDALRAHRVDVVTVSDAETVAAMRLLWSALKQVVEVSSATVLAAILKQPQRFAGRRVGVVLTGGNVDLDALPW, from the coding sequence ATGAACGCGCTTCCCGACATCGACGCCATCCGCGATGCCGCCGCGCGCATCGCGCCGCATGCGGTGGTCACGCCGGTATTGCGCAGCGCGGCGCTGGATGCGCTGGCCGGCGCGGAACTGCATTTCAAGTGCGAGAACCTGCAGCGCGGCGGCGCGTTCAAGTTCCGCGGCGCCTGCAACGCGGTGTGGTCGTTGAGCGACGAGGAAGCCGCGCGCGGCGTGGTCACGCATTCCTCCGGCAACCACGGCAACGCACTGGCGCTGGCCGCGGCCACGCGCGGCATCGCCGCGCACGTGGTGGTGCCCGAAGGCGCGGTGCAGGCCAAGCTCGATGCCATCGCGAAGGCAGGCGCCGCATTGCATCGCTGCGCGCCCACGCAGGCCGCGCGCGAAGCGATGTGCGCCGAGGTGCAGGCGCGGACCGGCGCCGCGTTGGTACACCCCTATGCCGATGTGCGGGTGATGGCGGGGCAGGGCACGCTCGCGCTGGAGTTGTTGCGGCAGGTGCCGCAGCTCGATGCATGCATCACGCCGGTCGGCGGCGGCGGGCTGGCGGCCGGCGTGGCCATCGCCGCGCATGCGCTTAGGCCGGAGCTGGCGCTGTTCGGCGCCGAGCCCGCGGGCGCCGATGACGCGGCGCGTTCGCTGGCGGCCGGCTCGCGCATCGCGGACCTGTCGCCGAATACCGTGTGCGACGGTCTGCGCGCCCTGGTCGGTGTGCCGAATTTCGACGCGCTGCGCGCCCATCGCGTGGACGTGGTCACGGTGAGCGATGCGGAAACCGTGGCTGCGATGCGCCTGCTGTGGAGCGCGTTGAAGCAGGTGGTGGAGGTATCCAGCGCCACCGTGCTGGCGGCGATCCTCAAACAGCCGCAGCGCTTCGCCGGCAGGCGTGTGGGCGTGGTGCTCACCGGCGGCAACGTCGATCTCGACGCGTTGCCGTGGTGA
- a CDS encoding sterol desaturase family protein, whose protein sequence is MSSLPALWSHLVDWLSNHAVAPALGLLHLGKLSGDPRDIAASLLIAVLQISIIGFLFRPLETFFPAEKWSDRKLTLVDRNYTVMMLVGIFPLFTYLILMPFSNLLGGGATDTSSTGSPLALTTLVPWFNSHPYVLFGVYYVVYDFVYYWMHRTQHALPWWWSLHSMHHSTRQMSCWTNDRGNLIDGFIQSMILAVVGLAMGVDPDEFAWLMLLGELVQNLSHTNTRLGFGRLFEKLFVDPKFHRLHHMLVDPERPGLHNCNYGQVFSIWDVLFGTALYGEPPRPTGVGDPVVDADNNYNLLGLHWASTKRFLAVVRRLDGWKPGEVAFDPVSYRPIPVSQLDLHALAHHSPEAPAQAPVGAAAPLEEETAAA, encoded by the coding sequence ATGTCCTCGCTCCCTGCATTGTGGTCCCACCTGGTCGACTGGCTGAGCAACCATGCGGTGGCGCCGGCGCTCGGCCTGCTGCACCTGGGCAAGCTGTCGGGCGACCCGCGCGACATCGCCGCCTCGCTGCTGATCGCCGTGCTGCAGATCAGCATCATCGGCTTCCTCTTCCGCCCGCTGGAAACCTTCTTCCCGGCGGAGAAATGGAGCGACCGCAAGCTCACCCTGGTGGACCGCAACTACACGGTGATGATGCTGGTGGGCATCTTCCCGCTGTTCACCTACCTGATCCTGATGCCCTTCAGCAACCTGCTGGGCGGCGGCGCCACGGACACTTCCAGCACCGGCTCGCCGCTGGCGCTGACCACCCTGGTGCCGTGGTTCAACAGTCATCCCTACGTGCTGTTCGGCGTGTACTACGTGGTCTACGACTTCGTGTACTACTGGATGCACCGCACCCAGCACGCGCTGCCGTGGTGGTGGTCGCTGCACAGCATGCACCACAGCACGCGGCAGATGAGCTGCTGGACCAACGACCGCGGCAACCTGATCGACGGCTTCATCCAGTCGATGATCCTCGCCGTGGTGGGCCTGGCGATGGGCGTGGATCCCGACGAGTTCGCCTGGCTGATGCTGCTGGGCGAGCTGGTGCAGAACCTGTCGCACACCAATACGCGGCTCGGCTTCGGACGGCTGTTCGAAAAGCTGTTCGTCGACCCGAAATTCCACCGCCTGCACCACATGCTGGTCGACCCCGAGCGACCCGGCCTGCACAACTGCAACTACGGCCAGGTGTTCTCGATCTGGGACGTGCTGTTCGGCACCGCGCTGTACGGCGAACCGCCGCGCCCCACCGGCGTGGGCGATCCGGTGGTGGACGCGGACAACAACTACAACCTGCTCGGCCTGCACTGGGCGTCGACGAAACGCTTCCTCGCCGTCGTGCGCCGGCTGGACGGCTGGAAGCCGGGCGAGGTGGCCTTCGATCCCGTGAGCTACCGCCCCATCCCGGTCAGCCAACTGGACCTGCACGCCCTGGCGCACCACTCGCCGGAAGCACCCGCCCAGGCTCCGGTCGGCGCGGCCGCACCGCTCGAGGAAGAGACCGCCGCCGCATGA
- a CDS encoding DNA-3-methyladenine glycosylase I: MQRCHWASADDALMCAYHDTEWGVPLHDDRQLFEFLCLEGAQAGLSWRTVLAKRDNYRKAFHGFDIDRVAAMKDRELEKRLLDPGIIRNRLKVASVRDNAVAARKLIDECGSLDAWLWSFVDGKPLRNRWKDRSELPASTPLSDRMSKELKKRGFRFVGTTICYSLMQATGMVNDHLVGCFRHRQV, translated from the coding sequence ATGCAACGCTGCCACTGGGCCAGTGCCGACGACGCGCTGATGTGCGCCTACCACGACACCGAATGGGGCGTGCCGCTGCACGACGACCGGCAGCTGTTCGAGTTCCTCTGCCTCGAAGGCGCGCAGGCCGGGTTGTCGTGGCGCACCGTGCTGGCCAAGCGCGACAACTACCGCAAGGCCTTCCACGGTTTCGACATCGACCGCGTGGCGGCGATGAAGGATCGCGAGCTGGAAAAGCGCCTGCTCGACCCCGGCATCATCCGCAACCGGCTCAAGGTGGCGTCGGTACGCGACAACGCGGTCGCCGCGCGCAAGCTGATCGACGAGTGCGGCAGCCTCGACGCCTGGCTGTGGTCGTTCGTCGACGGCAAGCCGCTGCGCAACCGCTGGAAGGACCGGAGCGAGCTGCCCGCGAGCACGCCGCTCTCCGACCGCATGAGCAAGGAACTGAAAAAGCGCGGCTTCCGTTTCGTCGGCACCACCATCTGCTACTCGCTGATGCAGGCTACCGGCATGGTCAACGATCACCTGGTGGGCTGTTTTCGCCATCGCCAAGTGTAA
- a CDS encoding transporter: protein MRNQHYWMAVGGLLLIGAPAAHAATTGNDQFSLSAGANYSSGKYGTDSTTDIWSVPLTAQYDTSDWSFKLVVPYISVSGPNNVVAGLGRTNNSNPHGRGLGHLINGLLPGGASGGGPAATSNGSASGLGDVVASATYHAFVSSDQTFGVDLTGKVKFGTADANEGLGTGKNDYGVALDTYKVLGNWTAFGGVGWMKYTSSQYIQLRNGFDANIGAQYKLGGNDSIGAYYYYRERIAVGGAPQSELTAFWNHQLGNSWRLQAYALGGFANGSPDYGAGASLKYTF from the coding sequence ATGCGTAACCAACACTACTGGATGGCGGTCGGCGGCTTGTTGCTGATCGGCGCACCGGCGGCCCATGCCGCGACCACGGGCAATGACCAGTTCAGCCTGTCGGCCGGCGCCAACTACAGCAGCGGCAAGTACGGCACCGACAGCACGACCGACATCTGGTCCGTGCCGCTGACTGCCCAATACGACACCAGCGACTGGAGCTTCAAGCTCGTCGTGCCGTACATCAGCGTCAGCGGGCCCAACAACGTGGTGGCTGGTCTCGGCCGTACCAACAACAGCAACCCGCACGGGCGCGGCCTCGGCCATCTGATCAACGGCCTGCTTCCGGGCGGTGCGTCCGGTGGCGGTCCGGCGGCCACGTCCAACGGTTCGGCCTCGGGCCTGGGCGACGTGGTGGCCTCGGCCACTTACCACGCATTCGTCAGCAGCGATCAGACATTCGGCGTGGATCTGACCGGCAAGGTGAAGTTCGGCACCGCCGATGCGAACGAGGGCCTGGGCACCGGCAAGAACGACTACGGCGTGGCGCTGGATACCTACAAGGTGCTCGGCAACTGGACCGCGTTCGGCGGCGTGGGCTGGATGAAGTACACCAGCTCGCAGTACATCCAGCTGCGCAACGGATTCGACGCCAACATCGGCGCCCAGTACAAGCTCGGCGGCAACGACAGCATCGGCGCCTACTACTACTACCGCGAACGCATTGCCGTGGGCGGCGCTCCGCAGAGCGAACTCACCGCGTTCTGGAACCACCAGCTCGGCAACAGCTGGCGGCTGCAGGCCTATGCTCTGGGCGGCTTCGCCAACGGCAGCCCGGACTACGGCGCAGGCGCCTCGCTGAAGTACACGTTCTGA
- a CDS encoding LacI family DNA-binding transcriptional regulator: MKGKATSFDIAHLAGVSQSTVSRALRGSPLVSEETRLRIQTAADTLNYKVDKNASNLRRQHTGTLALLLFEDPTTDDSHINPFFLSMLGSITRASAQRGYDLLISFQQFSRDWHADFSSSQKADGLILLGYGDYQSHRDKLEKLVAQGTRFVRWGAVLPGQPGVSIGCDNFEGGRLATAHLVEQGCRRIAFLGDATPHYPEFHERYRGYEAALREAGLKVEEGLQADAETTEQAGYEAAELLLERGQKFDAVFGASDLIAIGALRALTERGLAVPGDVAVAGFDDIPVASFIYPSLTTVRQDTGRAGEVLVEQLVRMIDGESVESAMLPAQLKVRRSSLRP; encoded by the coding sequence ATGAAGGGAAAGGCCACATCGTTCGACATCGCCCACCTCGCCGGGGTTTCGCAGTCCACGGTGTCGCGCGCCTTGCGCGGCAGCCCGCTGGTGAGCGAGGAGACTCGATTGCGCATCCAGACAGCGGCGGACACGCTCAACTACAAGGTGGACAAGAACGCATCCAATCTGCGTCGCCAGCACACCGGCACGCTGGCGTTGTTGCTGTTCGAAGATCCCACCACGGACGACTCCCACATCAACCCGTTCTTCCTGTCGATGCTGGGCTCGATCACCCGCGCCAGCGCGCAGCGGGGCTACGATCTGCTGATCTCGTTCCAGCAGTTCTCGCGCGACTGGCATGCCGATTTCTCCAGCAGCCAGAAGGCCGATGGCCTGATCCTGCTGGGCTACGGCGACTACCAGTCGCACCGCGACAAGCTGGAGAAGCTGGTGGCGCAGGGCACGCGCTTCGTGCGCTGGGGCGCGGTGCTGCCCGGGCAGCCGGGCGTCTCGATCGGTTGCGACAATTTCGAGGGCGGGCGACTGGCCACCGCGCACCTGGTCGAACAGGGTTGCCGGCGCATCGCCTTCCTCGGCGACGCCACGCCGCACTACCCGGAATTCCACGAACGCTACCGCGGCTACGAGGCGGCGTTGCGCGAGGCCGGCCTCAAGGTGGAGGAAGGCCTGCAGGCCGATGCCGAGACCACCGAGCAGGCCGGGTACGAGGCCGCCGAGCTTTTGCTCGAACGCGGGCAGAAATTCGACGCGGTGTTCGGTGCAAGCGACCTGATCGCCATCGGCGCGCTGCGCGCGCTGACGGAGCGCGGCCTGGCGGTGCCGGGGGACGTGGCGGTCGCCGGCTTCGACGATATTCCCGTGGCCAGCTTCATCTACCCCTCGTTGACCACCGTGCGGCAGGACACCGGCCGTGCCGGCGAGGTGCTGGTGGAGCAGCTGGTGCGGATGATCGACGGCGAAAGCGTGGAAAGCGCGATGCTGCCGGCGCAGCTGAAAGTGCGCCGCTCCAGCCTGCGGCCGTGA
- a CDS encoding MFS transporter, which produces MTRKPELSFWQIWNMCFGFLGIQFGFALQNANVSRIFQTLGANVDQIPVLWIAAPFTGLIVQPIIGYLSDRTWNRFGRRRPYFFAGAVLATLALLAMPNSPTLWVAAGLLWIMDASFNVSMEPFRAFVGDQLPPKQRPLGYAMQSVFIGVGAVVASFLPYVLTHFGVANTAPPGEVPHSVMYAFYAGAAVLLGAMLWTILSTREYPPEQLESFADAHVNEAPVAVGGAWKVGVLFLGLGTALLSLIHHYDLEQELYLLAGGLVGFGGLFVWLSRTGSQGALRQIMGDLYGMPGPMRRLNWVQFFSWFAMFAMWINTTPAVAGHFYGSSDTTSAAYNEGANWAGVLMGTYNGVGVLAAIAIPLLVRACGLRMSHLVNLWLGGLGLLSFLVIRDPRWLIVSMVGVGFAWASILSLPYAMLSDNLPAAKMGIYMGIFNFFIVIPQLMAASVLGVLLKLFFHNQPIWALGLGGASLLVAGLCTLRVREPGR; this is translated from the coding sequence ATGACGCGCAAGCCCGAGCTGTCGTTCTGGCAGATCTGGAACATGTGTTTCGGATTCCTGGGCATCCAGTTCGGCTTCGCGCTGCAGAACGCCAACGTCAGCCGCATCTTCCAGACGCTGGGCGCGAACGTGGACCAGATTCCGGTGCTGTGGATCGCCGCGCCGTTCACCGGCCTGATCGTGCAGCCGATCATCGGCTACCTGTCCGACCGCACCTGGAACCGCTTCGGCCGCCGCCGGCCGTATTTCTTCGCCGGCGCCGTACTGGCCACGCTGGCGCTGCTGGCGATGCCCAACTCGCCGACGCTATGGGTGGCGGCCGGCCTGCTGTGGATCATGGATGCCTCGTTCAACGTCTCGATGGAGCCGTTCCGCGCTTTCGTCGGCGACCAGCTGCCGCCGAAGCAGCGGCCGCTGGGCTATGCGATGCAGAGCGTGTTCATCGGCGTCGGCGCCGTGGTGGCCTCGTTCCTGCCCTACGTGCTCACCCACTTCGGCGTGGCCAACACCGCGCCGCCCGGCGAGGTGCCGCACTCGGTGATGTACGCGTTCTACGCCGGCGCAGCGGTGCTGCTCGGCGCCATGCTGTGGACCATCCTCAGCACCCGCGAATATCCGCCGGAACAGCTGGAATCGTTCGCGGACGCCCACGTCAACGAGGCACCCGTCGCCGTCGGCGGCGCCTGGAAAGTCGGCGTGCTGTTCCTCGGGCTCGGCACGGCGCTGCTGTCGCTGATCCATCACTACGACCTGGAGCAGGAGCTGTACCTGCTGGCCGGCGGCCTGGTCGGCTTCGGCGGCCTGTTCGTGTGGCTGAGCCGCACCGGCAGCCAGGGTGCGCTGCGCCAGATCATGGGCGACCTGTACGGCATGCCCGGCCCGATGCGCCGGCTGAACTGGGTGCAGTTCTTTTCCTGGTTCGCCATGTTTGCGATGTGGATCAACACCACGCCCGCCGTGGCCGGGCATTTCTACGGCAGCAGCGACACCACCTCGGCCGCCTACAACGAAGGCGCCAACTGGGCCGGCGTGCTGATGGGCACCTACAACGGCGTGGGCGTGCTGGCCGCCATCGCGATCCCGCTGCTGGTGCGCGCCTGCGGCCTGCGCATGAGCCATCTGGTCAACCTCTGGCTGGGCGGGCTGGGCCTGCTCTCGTTCCTGGTGATCCGCGATCCGCGCTGGCTGATCGTCTCGATGGTCGGCGTCGGCTTCGCCTGGGCCTCGATCCTCTCGCTGCCCTACGCGATGCTCTCGGACAACCTGCCCGCCGCGAAGATGGGCATCTACATGGGCATCTTCAATTTCTTCATCGTGATCCCGCAGCTGATGGCCGCCAGCGTGCTCGGCGTGCTGCTGAAGCTGTTCTTCCACAACCAGCCGATCTGGGCGCTGGGCCTCGGCGGCGCCAGCCTGCTCGTCGCCGGCCTGTGCACGCTGCGCGTGCGCGAACCTGGCCGCTAA